The DNA window CCAGAGATATACGGGCGTCTAAAGTGAGGCAGGGCCTCATAGGTGCACCACGGCTGGCATCAGTATAGGTATGATAAGGGTTAGAACTACTCCTTGAACCATGCCCTCAAGGCCAACCTCGGGGCCACCATACCTAGTTATGACGCCCAGCGTGGTGTCCATTGACGTTGCCCCGCCCATAACCACAGAACCCTCGCCCACGTACCTCTTAAGGAGCGGGAAGAGCGCCAGGGTTATGTCCTCGCGCAGCTGGTTGCCCACGAAGCCTATCACCCCCATGGCTGGGCTGAAGAGCGAGAGGAAGGGGCCGGTGAACGAGTACCACCCGGAGCCAAGGGCCGCGGC is part of the Acidilobus sp. 7A genome and encodes:
- a CDS encoding lysine exporter LysO family protein, translating into MTAFAVGIAVGALLRPRPELVLPYAYVFLYIVVGTAGIYVGLSWRRLAAAGRRILSRGLAFTAFAVVGDVVAGLIIALPLDLPVRLAVAAALGSGWYSFTGPFLSLFSPAMGVIGFVGNQLREDITLALFPLLKRYVGEGSVVMGGATSMDTTLGVITRYGGPEVGLEGMVQGVVLTLIIPILMPAVVHL